The Primulina huaijiensis isolate GDHJ02 chromosome 12, ASM1229523v2, whole genome shotgun sequence genome has a window encoding:
- the LOC140990695 gene encoding uncharacterized protein, producing MAQDSTSAQLPESSVAGTAFAQATVVAPLPVSFPGSAIGPNSFSVASGSSTGASSSFSQPLFARSTALLSSNHHPTTAMAILDAPPAASVPSTQSAPSLIPPGVAPACVELLAQPTSPSTAIVSSGHSLAFALWMGQSRKGTIVYICSNWQSDRSCMRAMVFNPNQSVDSGSVPVVIPTDTEEDRLPATALSSSLTTSTMLAPSSKVVVPSILTSVLATSVIHPFTSTVSGVSGSSPLTSESGASHKSDVVAKAGTKASTSLALCDILPARIISFLHQSIGCSLPCLYCTLGTCCFLDPYCLIVSHLSLNLGRGFPKIGSNG from the exons ATGGCCCAAGACTCTACATCGGCGCAACTTCCTGAATCCAGCGTCGCGGGCACCGCCTTTGCCCAAGCCACCGTTGTTGCCCCGTTGCCCGTGTCGTTCCCCGGCTCTGCTATCGGTCCCAACTCCTTTTCAGTTGCCTCTGGGTCTTCGACGGGCGCGTCTTCGAGTTTTAGTCAGCCCCTTTTTGCAAGGTCGACCGCTCTTCTTAGCTCGAATCACCACCCAACGACGGCCATGGCGATTTTAGACGCTCCCCCAGCTGCGTCTGTTCCTTCCACGCAATCTGCTCCCTCGTTGATCCCACCAGGGGTCGCACCGGCCTGCGTGGAGCTCTTGGCGCAACCGACTTCACCCTCTACTGCCATTG TATCGTCTGGCCATTCACTAGCATTTGCCTTGTGGATGGGGCAAAGCCGCAAAGGGACCATTGTTTACATCTGTAGCAATTGGCAATCTGATCGTTCTTGCATGCGTGCAATGGTTTTTAACCCCAATCAATCTGTCGACTCCGGCTCTGTCCCTGTTGTCATCCCTACTGATACCGAAGAAGATAG GTTGCCAGCTACCGCACTTTCTTCGTCTCTGACCACCTCCACCATGCTGGCTCCATCCTCGAAAGTAGTCGTTCCATCTATTCTCACCTCAGTGTTGGCCACTTCCGTGATTCATCCTTTTACGTCTACGGTGTCGG GTGTATCCGGCTCTAGTCCACTTACATCCGAGTCTGGAGCCTCTCACAAGTCTGATGTTGTTGCTAAGGCTGG GACCAAAGCCTCAACTTCCCTGGCCCTGTGCGACATCCTTCCTGCCCGGATAATCAGTTTCCTCCATCAGTCCATCGGTTGCTCTTTACCTTGCCTTTACTGCACTCTAGGGACTTGTTGCTTTCTAGACCCCTATTGCCTCATAGTGAGCCATCTCAGTTTAAATCTTGGCCGCGGGTTCCCGAAGATTGGGTCGAATGGATAG